A genomic window from Colletotrichum destructivum chromosome 7, complete sequence includes:
- a CDS encoding Putative RGS domain superfamily, RGS, subdomain 2 protein — MDVIKERNTRREEDDTESQTTKPSKFTLHFPEWLIWYKKPEYRDFKEYAAAIRSGSRPLSRDGRDKSPIPARLSLEKVLANETCSPMSLYDFYMYLKYIEFSPENLEFFVWFRNYQASYAKTGSLNNFSLGEKEVEKSTSSRNSLTDSAIDTAALKLPSIQMSEFECDPDAADETMNNIVHLIAPESACQPNSRVGPTGRDRIRSWANACAKPVCSNSAPNVIPARIAPNSAYRAELNAVVKNFLLPGSEKELNIPPALRDQALLDLQHSSDPAHLKPIADHVYGLLKNCSHRNFVRLGVSNGTFETLCMATSMGIVLTIAGFLCVLLRAFVPFMGAHSRWNAFAPWPLWFVGMSLILSGLRGSCFFLLLFTRRQPLPWERFDDSASLLSQRTGLMKFLSRMMIFDRKIRVKDVHLRRLQHKIVLQAMVGGAVFSSLSVLLFVLLPVWSQTTKLGI; from the exons ATGGACGTAATCAAAGAAAGAAATACGAgaagggaggaggatgataCCGAAAGTCAAACGACCAAGCCGTCCAAGTTCACCCTCCACTTCCCCGAGTGGTTGATCTGGTACAAGAAGCCCGAGTATCGGGATTTCAAAGAGTATGCTGCCGCTATCAGGTCTGGAAGCAGGCCCTTGAGCAGGGACGGACGAGACAAGAGTCCCATCCCGGCACGGTTGAGTTTGGAAAAGGTTCTCGCGAACGAGACAT GCTCTCCCATGTCACTGTATGACTTTTACATGTATCTCAAGTACATCGAGTTCTCCCCTGAGAACCTCGAGTTTTTCGTTTG GTTCCGCAACTACCAAGCGTCATACGCAAAGACAGGAAGCCTCAATAACTTCTCCCTCGGCGAGAAGGAAGTCGAGAAGTCAACCTCATCTAGGAATAGCTTGACGGACAGCGCCATCGACACAGCCGCCCTTAAGCTCCCATCTATCCAAATGTCCGAGTTCGAATGTGATCCCGATGCAG CCGACGAGACCATGAACAACATCGTGCACCTCATCGCCCCGGAATCCGCCTGCCAGCCCAACAGTAGAGTCGGTCCGACCGGTCGCGACCGCATCAGGTCATGGGCCAACGCCTGCGCGAAGCCCGTCTGCTCCAACAGCGCCCCCAACGTCATCCCGGCCCGCATTGCCCCGAATTCCGCATACCGCGCCGAGCTCAATGCCGTCGTCAAGAACTTTCTCCTGCCCGGGTCGGAGAAGGAGCTCAACATCCCGCCCGCGCTGCGCGAccaggccctcctcgacctccagCACTCGTCCGACCCGGCCCACCTCAAGCCCATCGCCGACCACGTCTACGGCCTGCTCAAGAACTGCTCGCATCGCAACTTCGTGAGACTCGGCGTCTCCAACGGCACCTTTGAGACGCTTTGCATGGCCACCAGCATGGGTATCGTCCTCACCATCGCCGGCTTCCTCTGCGTCCTCCTCCGTGCTTTCGTGCCGTTCATGGGCGCCCACAGCCGATGGAACGCCTTCGCACCCTGGCCCCTCTGGTTCGTCGGCATGTCCCTCATCCTGTCGGGCCTGCGCGGTAGCtgcttcttcctgctcctcTTCACGAGGCGCCAGCCCCTTCCCTGGGAGCGCTTCGACGACAGCGCCTCGCTCCTGTCGCAGCGCACGGGGCTCATGAAGTTCCTCTCGCGGATGATGATCTTTGACCGCAAGATCCGGGTCAAGGACGTCCACCTCCGGCGGCTGCAGCACAAGATCGTGCTTCAGGCCATGGTCGGAGGCGCCGTCTTTTCGAGCTTGAGCGTGTTGCTGTTCGTGCTGCTGCCGGTCTGGTCACAGACGACAAAGTTGGGCATCTGA
- a CDS encoding Putative peptidase M43, pregnancy-associated plasma-A, producing MRLNPLVSGTAGLAMVSLATAQEKCGSEEPAPEAYKAAVALRAAQRAEGISAGFLSKREEGLLITTYLHVVEDEAHRGFVTNTMINDQMRVLNETFAPHNIQFVVKNLTHTVNDAWTRQARIKEKAEALRQGAYDELNIYFETGLMTNPNSATGVGSFPVEDPWNTGINGTSWYTYDGCHVSVGTMPGGPGVPWDPEDNQGKTATHEVGHWFGLFHVFDGFDCYGEGDLIDDTPATIVATVGCPETQDSCPDHPGLDPIHNYMDYTKHACISEFTPLQEERMYRSFNTLRRGR from the exons ATGAGACTCAACCCATTAGTTTCTGGTACCGCAGGGCTGGCGATGGTGTCGCTGGCGACCGCGCAGGAGAAGTGCGGCAGCGAGGAACCGGCCCCCGAAGCTTACAAAGCCGCTGTGGCTTTGCGCGCCGCGCAACGCGCCGAAGGCATCTCGGCTGGGTTTCTCAGCAAGCGCGAGGAGGGACTGCTCATCACGACGTACCtgcacgtcgtcgaggatgaggcGCATCGGGGATTTGTAACGAACACGATGATCAATGACCAG ATGAGAGTCCTCAACGAGACCTTCGCCCCGCACAACATCCAATTCGTAGTCAAGAACCTCACCCACACCGTCAACGACGCCTGGACGCGCCAGGCCCGCATCAaagagaaggccgaggccctccgcCAGGGCGCCTACGACGAGCTCAACATCTACTTCGAGACGGGCCTCATGACGAACCCCAACTCCGCCACCGGCGTCGGCAGCTTCCCCGTCGAGGACCCCTGGAATACGGGCATCAACGGCACCTCGTGGTATACCTACGACGGCTGCCACGTCAGCGTCGGCACCATGCCCGGCGGGCCCGGCGTCCCCTGGGACCCGGAGGACAACCAGGGCAAGACGGCGACGCACGAGGTCGGGCACTGGTTTGGGTTATTCCACGTCTTTGACGGATTCGACTGCTACGGCGAGGGGGATCTAATCGACGATACGCCCGCGACCATTGTCGCTACGGTCGGGTGCCCGGAGACTCAGGATTCGTGTCCTGATCACCCTGGGCTGGATCCGATCCACAACTATATGGACTACACGAAACACGCATG TATTTCCGAGTTTACGCCTCTTCAGGAGGAGCGAATGTACCGTTCTTTCAACACGTTAAGACGGGGGAGATGA